The following are from one region of the Gryllotalpicola protaetiae genome:
- a CDS encoding glycosyltransferase produces the protein MRIGLVSLHTSPLDTPGRGDAGGMNVVVRALADELARAGHRVEVLTRAASVADVGRLDTLDSGACVRYLTAGEPAALDKAALPGVTGEFGRALRELPPFDVLHSHYWLSGRAALPVARDTGAAHVLSLHTVAVVKNARLAAGDAAEPQLRIDAERMLARRSDAVVTSTRSERDAVVAAYGASPRDVEVIPPGVDTELFRPAAGPRSGVIVIGRIQPLKGQDLAIRAVSRLAPGIRPHLSIAGEVSGAGSERYRAELERLVEARGLRADVSFVGALPRDELAARIARCALVLVPSRSETYGLVTLEAAACGVPVVAAAAPGLIDAVRAGATGVLVPGRDERTWAAAIERLLRDPAWRAVMAQASVAHARAHSWKSAARRLGNLYRQTIESI, from the coding sequence GTGCGAATCGGGCTGGTGTCGTTGCACACCTCACCGCTCGACACCCCCGGGCGCGGCGATGCGGGCGGCATGAATGTCGTCGTGCGGGCGCTGGCTGACGAGCTCGCGCGGGCGGGCCATCGGGTCGAGGTGCTGACGCGTGCGGCATCCGTCGCCGATGTCGGAAGGCTCGACACGCTGGATTCCGGCGCGTGCGTGCGCTACCTCACAGCCGGCGAGCCCGCCGCTCTCGACAAGGCGGCGCTGCCCGGTGTGACGGGGGAGTTCGGGCGGGCGCTGCGCGAGCTGCCGCCCTTCGACGTGCTGCACTCGCACTACTGGCTCTCCGGCCGTGCCGCGCTGCCGGTCGCGCGCGACACCGGCGCGGCGCATGTGCTCAGCCTGCATACCGTCGCGGTCGTCAAGAACGCCCGGCTCGCGGCCGGCGACGCGGCAGAGCCGCAGCTCAGGATCGATGCAGAGCGGATGCTTGCCCGCCGCTCCGACGCGGTCGTGACGTCGACCCGCAGTGAGCGCGACGCCGTCGTCGCCGCGTACGGTGCGTCGCCGCGCGACGTGGAGGTCATTCCGCCGGGCGTGGACACCGAGCTGTTCCGGCCGGCGGCCGGACCGCGATCCGGCGTCATCGTGATCGGGAGGATTCAGCCGCTCAAGGGCCAGGACCTCGCGATCCGCGCGGTCAGCAGACTCGCGCCCGGCATCCGCCCTCACCTCTCCATCGCGGGCGAGGTGAGCGGTGCGGGGAGCGAGCGGTATCGCGCGGAGCTCGAGCGCCTTGTCGAGGCGCGTGGTCTGCGCGCCGACGTGAGCTTCGTGGGCGCCCTGCCGCGCGACGAGCTCGCGGCCCGCATCGCTCGGTGCGCTCTGGTGCTCGTGCCGAGCCGGTCGGAGACCTATGGACTTGTCACCCTCGAGGCGGCTGCGTGCGGGGTTCCCGTCGTGGCGGCCGCCGCCCCGGGACTGATCGACGCGGTGCGCGCAGGCGCGACGGGCGTCCTTGTGCCCGGCCGCGACGAGCGCACCTGGGCTGCGGCGATCGAGCGGCTGCTGCGCGATCCGGCGTGGCGCGCGGTGATGGCACAGGCATCCGTCGCACACGCCCGTGCCCACTCCTGGAAGTCGGCCGCGCGGCGCCTTGGCAACCTCTACCGGCAAACGATCGAATCGATTTAG
- a CDS encoding PIG-L family deacetylase, whose protein sequence is MALPPLFAGVRRALFFHAHPDDESLTTGGLIALLADAGVKVRVVTCTRGERGEVVPGPLKWLEGTPELADHRAGELARALRELGADPPVLLGSPRARAFYLGPGFRYVDSGMAWGADGRATAAADAPDRVGVQKFSSNGFAVGDGRAAVRRFKPDVVVGYDVGGGYGHPDHVWAHVVAKLAAARHGVPFVEVAPAEASDAVAIAIDLTVKRRALAAHATQLTLTDDGYVLSGGQHHVLEAVERYRVSPAGPATRR, encoded by the coding sequence GTGGCGCTGCCGCCGTTGTTCGCCGGGGTGCGGCGCGCGCTCTTCTTCCACGCGCACCCCGACGATGAGTCGCTCACGACGGGCGGCCTGATCGCGTTGCTCGCGGATGCCGGGGTGAAGGTGCGCGTCGTCACCTGCACCCGTGGCGAGCGCGGCGAAGTGGTTCCGGGGCCGCTGAAGTGGCTCGAGGGCACCCCGGAGCTCGCGGATCACCGCGCCGGCGAGTTGGCACGCGCTCTGCGGGAGCTCGGCGCGGACCCACCGGTGCTCCTCGGCAGCCCGCGAGCCCGCGCTTTCTATCTCGGGCCGGGCTTCCGCTACGTTGATTCGGGAATGGCCTGGGGTGCCGATGGACGCGCGACGGCGGCGGCCGACGCGCCCGACCGCGTCGGCGTCCAGAAGTTCTCGTCGAACGGGTTCGCGGTGGGCGACGGACGCGCGGCGGTGAGGCGCTTCAAGCCGGACGTCGTCGTCGGCTACGACGTGGGCGGGGGCTACGGGCACCCCGACCACGTGTGGGCGCATGTCGTGGCGAAGCTCGCAGCAGCCCGCCACGGGGTGCCGTTCGTCGAGGTGGCGCCAGCTGAGGCATCCGACGCCGTCGCGATCGCGATCGATCTCACGGTCAAGCGGCGCGCACTCGCCGCTCACGCAACCCAGCTGACGCTGACGGATGACGGCTACGTGCTCTCCGGCGGCCAGCATCATGTGCTCGAGGCCGTCGAGCGCTATCGCGTCAGTCCTGCTGGCCCTGCCACCAGGCGGTGA
- the rpsF gene encoding 30S ribosomal protein S6 has product MHQYELMVILDPEIDERTVAPSLDKFLNVVRNDNGTIDKVDVWGRRRLAYEIKKRAEGIYAVVDFHATPEATAELDRQLKLSEAVLRTKVLRAEEAVARVAKVEAAKAAKAAAKTPAAEKVGA; this is encoded by the coding sequence ATGCATCAGTACGAGTTGATGGTCATCCTCGATCCCGAGATCGATGAGCGCACCGTTGCTCCCAGCCTTGACAAGTTCCTCAACGTCGTTCGTAACGACAACGGGACGATCGACAAGGTCGACGTCTGGGGCCGTCGCCGTCTCGCCTACGAGATCAAGAAGCGCGCAGAGGGCATCTATGCCGTCGTCGACTTCCACGCGACCCCCGAGGCCACGGCAGAGCTGGATCGCCAGCTGAAGCTGTCGGAGGCCGTCCTGCGCACCAAGGTCCTTCGCGCTGAAGAGGCCGTGGCGCGCGTTGCCAAGGTCGAGGCCGCGAAGGCCGCCAAGGCCGCTGCCAAGACCCCGGCCGCCGAGAAGGTCGGCGCCTAG
- the dnaB gene encoding replicative DNA helicase, translating into MSIAHLDDHRDDRRDDRGGRGGEPGAYPGARMPPYDELAEQSTLGGMLLSKDAVADVVEVVRGKDFYLPKHEVVYDAVLRLYSHGEPTDVVAVTDELIKTGELQRAGGVEYLHTLTSVVPTAANAGFYAQIVSEKAVLRGLVTAGERIAQFGYAAEGEVTDLVNRAQAEVYDLTNTNDSEDYVPLNIAIDAASDEIDAASHKDGTMTGVPTGFADLDELTNGLHPGQMIVVAARPAMGKSTLALDFARSAAVKNDLPTVFFSLEMGRAEIAMRLLSAEGSLPLHVLRKGRLEQSDWTKLASTRGRINDAPLYIDDSPNMTLVEIRAKCRRLKQRVGLKMVVIDYLQLMTSGKRVESRQQEVSEFSRALKLLAKELQVPVIALSQLNRGPEQRTDKRPALSDLRESGSIEQDADMVILLHREDAYDKESPRAGEADLIVAKHRNGPTRDVAVAFQGAYSRFADMAAM; encoded by the coding sequence TTGTCGATCGCACATCTTGACGACCACCGCGACGACCGTCGCGACGACCGCGGCGGTCGGGGTGGCGAGCCAGGCGCGTACCCGGGCGCCCGCATGCCGCCGTACGACGAGCTGGCCGAGCAGAGCACGCTCGGCGGCATGCTGCTCAGCAAAGACGCCGTGGCCGATGTCGTCGAGGTCGTGCGGGGGAAGGACTTCTACCTCCCGAAGCACGAGGTGGTCTACGACGCGGTCCTGCGGCTGTACTCGCATGGCGAGCCGACCGACGTCGTCGCTGTCACCGACGAACTGATCAAGACGGGCGAGCTGCAGCGCGCCGGCGGCGTCGAGTACCTGCACACGCTCACCAGCGTGGTGCCCACCGCGGCGAACGCGGGCTTCTACGCCCAGATCGTCTCGGAGAAGGCGGTGCTGCGCGGGCTCGTGACGGCGGGCGAGCGCATCGCCCAGTTCGGCTATGCCGCCGAGGGCGAGGTCACCGACCTCGTCAACCGCGCGCAGGCCGAGGTCTACGACCTCACGAACACCAACGACAGCGAAGACTACGTCCCGCTCAACATCGCAATCGATGCGGCCAGCGACGAGATCGACGCGGCCAGCCACAAAGACGGCACCATGACCGGCGTGCCGACGGGATTCGCCGACCTCGACGAGCTGACGAACGGGCTGCACCCCGGTCAGATGATCGTGGTCGCCGCCCGCCCCGCCATGGGCAAGTCAACGCTCGCTCTCGACTTCGCGCGCAGCGCAGCCGTGAAGAACGACCTGCCCACCGTGTTCTTCAGCCTCGAGATGGGGCGCGCCGAGATCGCCATGCGCCTGCTCTCCGCCGAAGGCTCGCTGCCCCTTCACGTCCTGCGCAAGGGGCGCCTCGAGCAGTCGGACTGGACGAAGCTCGCGTCGACCCGTGGCCGCATCAACGACGCGCCGCTGTACATCGACGACAGCCCCAACATGACTCTGGTCGAGATCCGTGCGAAGTGCCGCAGGCTCAAGCAGCGCGTCGGGCTGAAGATGGTCGTCATCGACTATCTTCAGCTCATGACGAGCGGCAAGCGCGTGGAATCCCGCCAGCAGGAGGTCTCGGAGTTCTCGCGTGCACTCAAGCTGCTCGCGAAAGAGCTGCAGGTGCCCGTCATCGCGTTGTCGCAGCTGAACCGCGGCCCCGAGCAGCGCACCGACAAGCGCCCCGCGCTCTCCGACCTGCGCGAGTCCGGCTCGATCGAGCAGGACGCAGACATGGTGATCCTGCTGCACCGCGAAGACGCCTATGACAAAGAGAGCCCGCGGGCGGGCGAGGCCGACCTGATCGTGGCCAAGCACCGCAACGGCCCC
- the rplI gene encoding 50S ribosomal protein L9 has protein sequence MSKVILTHEVSGLGSAGDVVEVKNGYARNYLVPQGFATPWTRGGEKQVEAIKAARAAREHASIEEAQDLAAKLKANVVTLTVKAGAEGRLFGSVKPADVAAAVEAAGLGAVDKRRVELVAPIKSTGTHEAIVKLRDDIVATITLKVVAAK, from the coding sequence ATGTCTAAGGTCATCCTCACCCACGAAGTGTCCGGTCTCGGCTCTGCAGGTGACGTCGTCGAGGTCAAGAACGGGTACGCCCGCAACTACCTCGTTCCGCAGGGCTTCGCGACCCCGTGGACCCGCGGTGGCGAGAAGCAGGTCGAGGCCATCAAGGCCGCCCGCGCCGCCCGCGAGCACGCGAGCATCGAAGAAGCACAGGACCTGGCCGCCAAGCTCAAGGCCAACGTCGTGACGCTCACCGTCAAGGCCGGCGCTGAGGGCCGTCTGTTCGGCTCGGTGAAGCCGGCCGACGTCGCCGCCGCCGTCGAGGCCGCCGGCCTCGGTGCGGTCGACAAGCGCCGTGTCGAGCTCGTCGCCCCGATCAAGAGCACGGGCACGCACGAGGCCATTGTGAAGCTGCGTGACGACATCGTCGCCACCATCACGCTGAAGGTGGTTGCGGCCAAGTAA
- a CDS encoding aldo/keto reductase — translation MASPESPVPTLALNDGASIPQLGFGVFRVDPVETARIVADALEVGYRHIDTAAMYRNEDGVGRAIASSGIPRDELFVTTKFPNNGSGSAADALRHSLDQLGLDRVDLYLIHWPRPKLGTALTAWQDLIELQREGLAASIGVSNYRLEDLELIIGETGMTPAVNQIELHIEFQQRPLKEYHAAHGIATESWYPLGGGEISSAPALLEVAQAHGVTPAQAILRWQLQTGNIVIPKSNRRERMAENLDVFGFELSAGELDALGAVDQGASGRRGGDPNVL, via the coding sequence ATGGCCTCTCCCGAATCACCCGTGCCCACGCTCGCTCTCAACGACGGCGCCTCCATCCCTCAGCTCGGCTTCGGCGTGTTCCGCGTCGATCCCGTCGAGACGGCGCGCATCGTCGCCGACGCCCTCGAGGTCGGCTACCGGCACATCGACACCGCGGCGATGTACCGCAACGAAGACGGCGTCGGCCGCGCGATCGCGAGCAGCGGGATTCCGCGCGACGAGCTGTTCGTGACGACGAAGTTCCCCAACAACGGCTCGGGCAGTGCGGCCGACGCGCTGCGCCACAGCCTCGACCAGCTCGGGCTCGACCGCGTCGACCTCTACCTCATCCACTGGCCGCGGCCGAAGCTCGGCACCGCCCTCACCGCCTGGCAGGACCTCATCGAACTCCAGCGCGAGGGCCTCGCCGCGTCGATCGGCGTCTCGAACTACCGCCTTGAGGACCTCGAGCTGATCATCGGCGAGACGGGCATGACGCCCGCGGTGAACCAGATCGAGCTCCACATCGAGTTCCAGCAGCGGCCTCTCAAGGAGTACCACGCCGCCCATGGCATCGCCACCGAGTCGTGGTACCCCCTCGGCGGCGGCGAGATCTCGTCGGCACCCGCGTTGCTCGAGGTCGCGCAGGCGCACGGGGTGACGCCTGCGCAGGCGATCCTGCGGTGGCAGCTGCAGACCGGCAACATCGTGATCCCGAAGTCGAACCGACGCGAGCGCATGGCTGAGAACCTCGACGTGTTCGGCTTCGAGCTGAGTGCGGGCGAGCTCGACGCGCTGGGGGCGGTCGACCAGGGTGCGTCCGGGCGCCGCGGCGGCGACCCGAACGTGCTCTAG
- a CDS encoding DUF6049 family protein, producing the protein MGRRAPLSLLIAAALLLTSAAVAVPLAPANAAHRDTAAGAPVVEVYAAGGGIVPDGGDLQVSVVIANPSTEPVDPGQVSVSVGANAIATPAALADFQQDPQKAPLRALGTGVTTAVPAGGTLVVAQLTIPAASVDLPSSAPGVFGLAATVATPEGEVGTGAGTLIVPGAAPATVGVAAVMSLTAPVGATGLVSAQDLATYTAADGVLTRELGVAQHNPALTVGIDPMLLVSIRVLGQSAPASAQAWFVALTHLANPTFALQYGDADPAVQTQAGLAAPLQPSDFTYAMSAGDFNNAPLTVGEPTATAQTAAPTPTPSPTAGPQLPPLSELIGFPYKIDGVAWPAPGTVSGSDTAALAAAGLTTTIVSSANTNATKLGVTPDAALTTSGGSALVTDDAVSQALQAAATASDPTTATLTTAALYAQLALAAQNAPQGGVVLASLDRSLPTDVTYASAAVATVLGSAFTRPASLQDAQASAPTAGLALVDQRNAEDRIQRVQALLDLAGEPRTGGTADAVNIASFSSVLSNPVLLTGDVRARLLQLFSVGWVGSNAWNTAVSKQLSAMHANVTGVQIMAPESIRQASRQALIPITVTNKLTHPVDVVLRATPSSARLEVESDTVKTIAAGSSAKVLVPVRAQLSNGTVRLHLQLYSKTDVPIGDSHNAELDVHADWEGIGAIVFGVIVVGFFGFGLFRTIQRRRREKGEAKTEPDGDAGEATTDAAADGSAHEAPRG; encoded by the coding sequence GTGGGTCGACGCGCGCCATTGAGCCTCCTGATCGCCGCAGCCCTTCTGCTCACCTCAGCCGCCGTGGCCGTTCCCCTGGCGCCGGCGAATGCCGCGCACCGCGACACGGCCGCCGGCGCACCTGTGGTCGAGGTCTACGCAGCCGGCGGCGGCATCGTTCCCGACGGCGGCGACCTGCAGGTGTCCGTCGTGATCGCCAACCCGAGCACAGAGCCCGTCGACCCCGGGCAGGTCAGCGTCTCGGTCGGCGCGAACGCGATCGCCACCCCCGCAGCCCTTGCCGACTTCCAACAGGATCCGCAGAAGGCCCCGTTGCGCGCGCTCGGCACGGGCGTCACGACTGCCGTCCCAGCAGGCGGAACGCTCGTCGTCGCACAGCTGACGATTCCCGCGGCATCAGTCGATCTGCCGAGTTCTGCTCCCGGCGTGTTCGGCCTGGCCGCCACCGTCGCGACGCCCGAGGGCGAGGTCGGCACGGGCGCAGGCACGCTCATCGTTCCCGGCGCCGCACCCGCGACCGTCGGCGTCGCGGCCGTGATGTCGCTCACCGCACCGGTCGGCGCGACGGGCCTGGTGTCTGCGCAGGACCTTGCCACGTACACGGCTGCCGACGGCGTGCTCACGCGCGAGCTGGGCGTCGCTCAGCACAATCCCGCGCTGACGGTCGGCATCGATCCGATGCTGCTCGTCTCGATCCGCGTGCTCGGACAGAGCGCACCCGCGTCGGCGCAGGCGTGGTTCGTCGCCCTCACCCACCTAGCGAACCCGACCTTCGCCCTGCAGTACGGCGACGCCGACCCCGCCGTGCAGACTCAGGCCGGGCTCGCGGCCCCGCTCCAGCCGAGCGACTTCACCTACGCGATGTCGGCCGGCGACTTCAACAACGCCCCCCTGACGGTCGGCGAGCCCACCGCGACGGCACAGACCGCGGCACCGACACCGACCCCTTCGCCAACCGCGGGCCCCCAGCTGCCGCCGCTCTCCGAGCTGATCGGATTCCCGTACAAGATCGACGGCGTCGCGTGGCCCGCGCCCGGCACCGTCTCCGGTTCCGACACCGCGGCGCTTGCCGCGGCAGGGCTCACGACGACGATCGTGAGCTCGGCGAACACCAACGCGACGAAGCTGGGCGTGACACCCGACGCGGCGCTCACGACGAGCGGCGGATCGGCGCTCGTCACCGACGATGCGGTCAGTCAGGCGCTGCAGGCGGCCGCCACCGCGAGCGATCCCACGACGGCGACGCTCACGACCGCCGCCCTGTACGCGCAGCTCGCCCTCGCTGCTCAGAACGCACCTCAGGGCGGCGTCGTGCTGGCCTCACTCGACCGCAGCCTGCCGACCGACGTCACATACGCGTCCGCTGCCGTCGCGACCGTGCTGGGGTCGGCGTTCACCCGCCCGGCATCCCTGCAGGACGCGCAGGCGTCGGCGCCGACGGCGGGACTCGCCCTGGTCGACCAGCGCAACGCCGAGGACCGCATTCAGCGGGTGCAGGCCCTGCTCGACCTTGCCGGCGAGCCGCGCACGGGCGGCACGGCCGACGCCGTCAACATCGCCTCGTTCTCCTCGGTCCTGTCGAACCCGGTGCTGCTCACCGGTGACGTGCGCGCGCGACTGCTGCAGCTGTTCTCCGTCGGCTGGGTCGGCTCCAACGCGTGGAACACCGCCGTCAGCAAGCAGCTGTCCGCCATGCACGCGAACGTCACCGGGGTGCAGATCATGGCCCCGGAGTCGATCCGCCAGGCATCCCGCCAGGCACTCATTCCGATCACGGTCACCAACAAGCTCACCCACCCGGTCGACGTCGTGCTGCGGGCGACGCCGTCGTCGGCGCGCCTCGAGGTCGAGTCGGACACCGTCAAGACGATCGCCGCCGGCTCCAGCGCGAAGGTGCTGGTCCCCGTCAGGGCACAACTGAGCAATGGCACGGTCCGGCTCCACCTGCAGCTCTACAGCAAGACAGACGTGCCCATCGGCGACTCGCACAACGCAGAGCTCGACGTGCACGCCGACTGGGAGGGCATCGGCGCGATCGTCTTCGGCGTCATCGTGGTCGGGTTCTTCGGCTTCGGCCTGTTCCGCACGATCCAGCGCCGGCGGCGCGAGAAGGGTGAGGCCAAGACCGAGCCCGACGGCGATGCCGGCGAGGCGACGACGGATGCCGCGGCCGACGGATCCGCCCACGAGGCTCCGCGTGGCTAG
- a CDS encoding single-stranded DNA-binding protein, with product MAGETIITVVGNLTSDPELRYTQNGLAVANFTIASTPRSFDRASNEWKDGEALFLRASVWREFAEHVAGSLTKGSRVIATGRLKQRNYQDRDGNNRVSIELEVDEIGPSLRYATASVTRAQSSGGPRGGSNYGGNGGGAEEPWAPAAPVDAPANDPWSTPGGYSDDTPF from the coding sequence ATGGCCGGCGAGACCATCATCACCGTGGTCGGCAACCTGACCAGCGACCCCGAGCTGCGTTACACGCAGAACGGGCTGGCGGTCGCCAACTTCACCATCGCTTCCACGCCGCGCAGCTTCGACCGCGCGAGCAACGAGTGGAAGGACGGTGAGGCGCTGTTCCTGCGCGCGAGCGTCTGGCGCGAGTTCGCCGAGCACGTCGCGGGTTCACTGACCAAGGGTTCCCGGGTCATCGCTACCGGGCGTCTCAAGCAGCGCAACTATCAGGACCGTGACGGCAACAACCGAGTCTCGATCGAGCTCGAGGTTGACGAGATCGGCCCATCGCTGCGCTACGCGACCGCGTCGGTGACGCGGGCGCAGTCGTCGGGCGGCCCCCGCGGCGGTTCGAACTACGGCGGCAACGGCGGCGGTGCGGAGGAGCCGTGGGCACCTGCGGCCCCGGTCGACGCGCCGGCGAACGACCCGTGGTCGACCCCGGGCGGCTACAGCGACGACACGCCCTTCTAA
- a CDS encoding CCA tRNA nucleotidyltransferase, whose amino-acid sequence MQSVADSLSRLRSLAESPVVAKLAVAFQQAGSELSLVGGPVRDALLGRPVHDLDFASNARPDDILAVVKPLAEATWDVGRAFGTIAARVDGETVEITTYRADSYDGETRKPTVEFGDELEGDLVRRDFTVNALALRVPEIALVDPSGGVEDLIAGVLRTPAPASVSFGDDPLRMLRAARFAAQLGFEVAPDTIDAMSGMRRSLDIVSAERIRDELVKLLASDTPRPGLELLVHTGLAELVLPELPALQLEIDAEHRHKDVYEHSLTVLDQAIGYEHSRHPGADPDVTLRLAALMHDIGKPATRRLEPGGAVSFYNHDLVGARLARKRLRALRFDNETIDAVARLIELHLRFFGYTDGEWTDSAVRRYVRDAGDQLERLHILTRSDVTTRNRRKADRLGFAYDDLEARIAQLTEQEEIDAIRPDLNGDEVMTLLGLRPGPEVGRAMRFLMELRLDEGPLGSEEATRRLTAWWQGQQD is encoded by the coding sequence ATGCAGAGCGTGGCCGATTCTCTTTCGCGCCTGCGTTCCCTCGCCGAGTCGCCCGTCGTCGCGAAGCTGGCTGTGGCGTTCCAGCAGGCGGGTTCCGAGCTGAGCCTGGTCGGCGGCCCGGTGCGCGACGCGTTGCTCGGCCGGCCTGTGCACGATCTCGACTTCGCCTCGAACGCCCGGCCCGACGACATCCTCGCGGTCGTGAAGCCACTCGCCGAGGCGACCTGGGATGTGGGGCGCGCCTTCGGTACGATCGCCGCACGCGTCGACGGCGAGACCGTCGAGATCACCACTTATCGGGCCGACAGCTACGACGGCGAGACGCGGAAGCCGACCGTCGAGTTCGGCGACGAGCTCGAGGGCGACCTCGTGCGGCGCGACTTCACCGTGAACGCTCTTGCGCTCCGCGTGCCCGAGATCGCGCTCGTCGACCCATCCGGAGGCGTCGAGGACCTGATCGCCGGCGTGCTGCGGACGCCGGCCCCTGCGTCTGTCTCGTTCGGCGACGACCCGTTGCGTATGCTGCGTGCGGCACGCTTCGCCGCTCAGCTCGGCTTCGAGGTCGCCCCCGACACGATCGATGCCATGAGCGGCATGCGCCGCTCGCTCGACATCGTGAGCGCCGAGCGGATTCGGGACGAACTCGTCAAACTGCTGGCATCCGACACCCCGCGCCCTGGTCTCGAACTGCTCGTGCACACCGGGCTCGCCGAGCTGGTGCTGCCCGAGCTGCCCGCCCTGCAGCTCGAGATCGACGCGGAGCACCGTCACAAAGACGTCTACGAGCACTCGCTCACCGTGCTCGACCAGGCGATCGGCTACGAGCATTCGCGACACCCCGGCGCCGACCCCGACGTGACGCTGCGCCTCGCCGCCCTGATGCACGACATCGGCAAGCCCGCGACGCGCAGGCTCGAGCCGGGTGGCGCCGTCAGTTTCTACAACCACGACCTCGTCGGCGCGCGGCTCGCACGCAAGCGGCTGCGCGCCCTGCGCTTCGACAACGAGACGATCGACGCCGTCGCGCGGCTCATCGAGCTGCACCTGCGGTTCTTCGGCTACACGGACGGCGAGTGGACGGATTCCGCCGTGCGACGCTACGTGCGCGACGCGGGCGACCAGCTCGAGCGGTTGCACATCCTGACGCGCAGCGACGTGACCACCCGCAACAGGCGCAAGGCGGACCGCCTCGGCTTCGCCTACGACGACCTCGAGGCCCGCATCGCCCAACTCACCGAGCAGGAGGAGATCGATGCGATCCGGCCGGACCTCAACGGCGACGAGGTCATGACGCTGCTCGGCCTGCGGCCGGGGCCTGAGGTCGGTCGGGCGATGAGGTTCCTGATGGAGCTGCGGCTCGACGAGGGGCCGCTCGGCAGCGAAGAGGCGACGCGCAGGCTCACCGCCTGGTGGCAGGGCCAGCAGGACTGA
- the rpsR gene encoding 30S ribosomal protein S18 — protein sequence MAGKSSGDRRKPIRKGKDGKNAAPAKSVTVGVIDYKDVATLRKFISERGKIRARRITGVSVQEQRLIAKAIKNAREMALLPYAGAGR from the coding sequence ATGGCTGGAAAGTCGAGCGGCGACCGCCGCAAGCCGATCCGCAAGGGCAAGGACGGCAAGAACGCCGCCCCCGCGAAGTCCGTGACCGTCGGTGTCATCGACTACAAGGACGTCGCAACCCTGCGCAAGTTCATCTCTGAGCGCGGCAAGATCCGCGCCCGCCGCATCACCGGCGTGTCTGTTCAGGAGCAGCGTCTGATCGCCAAGGCGATCAAGAACGCCCGTGAGATGGCACTGCTCCCCTACGCCGGCGCTGGCCGCTAA